A stretch of the Elephas maximus indicus isolate mEleMax1 chromosome 3, mEleMax1 primary haplotype, whole genome shotgun sequence genome encodes the following:
- the LOC126071223 gene encoding olfactory receptor 7A10-like, with translation MELGNHTEVLEFILLGLSEVEELQPLFLGLFLAMYLVTFIGNLLIILATITSSHLHTPMYFFLANFSFVDICFTSTTIPKMLLNMQTHNKTITYQGCLTQMYFFILFAELDIFFLSIMAYDQFVAICHPLHYTVIMNPRLCVLLLLLSWILSVLDSLLRGLLVLRLSFCTNLEIPHFFCEINQVIQLACSDNLLNIIEMYFATVVMGIIPLTGIIFSYSRIVSSIRRITSAREKYKAFSTCGSHLSVVSLFYSTGLGVYFSSSTTQNSRESAVASVIYTTVTPMLNPFIYGLRNKDIRGALKGLVGIVTLND, from the coding sequence ATGGAACTAGGAAACCACACAGAGGTTTTAGAATTTATTCTCCTTGGACTCTCAGAAGTGGAAGAACTCCAACCCCTTTTTCTTGGGCTGTTCCTGGCCATGTACTTGGTCACATTTATTGGGAACCTTCTCATCATCTTGGCCACTATCACTAGCTCACatctccacactcccatgtacttcttccttgccaactttTCCTTTGTAGATATATGCTTCACCTCCACCACCATCCCAAAGATGCTACTGAATatgcagacccataacaaaaccaTCACCTATCAAGGTTGCCTTAcccaaatgtattttttcatcctttttgcAGAGTtggatatttttttcctttctataatGGCTTATGACCagtttgtggccatctgtcacccactgcactacacagtcatcatgaatCCCAGACTCTGTgtcttgttgctgctgttgtcctGGATATTGAGTGTTCTGGATTCTCTGCTACGTGGTTTGCTGGTGTTGCGACTGTCCTTCTGTACTAACTTGGAGATTCCCCACTTCTTCTGCGAAATCAATCAGGTTATCCAACTTGCCTGTTCTGACAACCTCCTCAATATCATAGAGATGTATTTTGCAACTGTGGTAATGGGCATTATTCCCCTGACTGGCATCATATTTTCTTATTCTCGGATTGTCTCTTCCATTCGGAGAATTACATCAGCAAGGGAAAAGTATAAGGCATTTTCTACTTGTGGGTCTCACCTTtcagttgtttctttgttttatagtACAGGTCTTGGGGTCTACTTCAGTTCCTCCACTACCCAAAATTCCAGGGAAAGTGCAGTAGCTTCAGTGATATACACTACAGTAACACCCATGCTGAATCCCTTTATCTACGGCCTGAGAAACAAGGACATAAGAGGTGCACTGAAAGGTCTTGTTGGGATTGTCACTTTAAATGACTGA